One Perognathus longimembris pacificus isolate PPM17 chromosome 13, ASM2315922v1, whole genome shotgun sequence genomic window, GAGAGCCCGAGCCCCAAGATCCAGGGGCAGCTTTGGAGAGCTCCTCCtcaccacccctgcccccccaattCCTCCCCATCACCCCTGGGAAAGCCAGTGTGGTGGGTGAAcacattccttttccttctccccaggTCCCCGTCATGGCCCGAGTGCGTGCAGAGCAGCCGGCCCAGCGTGGCTGCAGCCCGGATGAGTACTGGTCTCCTGACCGCTGGTGCTGCCAGCTCTGTCCCGCAGGTGAGTTCCAGTGGGCCGGGGGCATAGCAGGGATTTTTGTGGCCTTTCGCGCAGAGCAGGGGTGGAGCTGCTCGTGGGAAGAGGAGAGCAGGGGCTCCACAGCTGTCTCCTGCTCTTTCCGCCCCGGGCAGGGGTCTCCTGTCTGCATACACAGCCGCGGAATGAGTCCATTCCCCTTGCCAGGCATGGGCGGCTCACCCCTAGCACCCTagggactcaggaagctgagctgtgagggtcaaggttcaaagccagtgtaggtgggaaagtctgtgggattcttacctCCTACCAGTCACcaagaagcaggaagtggagctgtggtcaggTGGTAGAAAGCACgcccagggacggtgcccaggccctgagttcaagcccctggaggaccgacacacacacacgcacacacacgcacacacacacacacacacacacaaccgtTTCTCTGACTCCCGTGACCCCGGTGTAGCCTGGAGCTGACCTCTGACCTCGGCCATCCTCTCACAGGTGAATTCGTGAGCAAGGCGTGTGTGAGCCCCCACACGCGGGGATCCTGTGAGAAGTGTGAGCCAGGGACGTTCACCGCCTTCGCCAACGGCCTGCCTGCGTGTCGGCCCTGTTCCACCTGCCGGGAGGGTGAGCTTGCCCGCGGGGCCGTGGCGCCCACAGCGGCGCGTCGGGACCGGGCCCGGGCACTGGGCCCAGATACCGAGTTGGGGGGGCGAGGTGCATGTCTGTGGCCCTGGGAGGCCCGGAGTCTCCACCCGGCACGGGGGTGCAGCACTCGAGACCGTCAGCGGGCTGAAGTGGGGGCTCCCTGCCCTTCACGGTGCTCCTCCTGCCCGCTCAGCCTGGGGCAAACCTCAGAGTCAGCCTCACATGCGCAGAACAATCTGAGCCGCGCCCAGGAGCTGGAGgggatgggcggggggggggggggctgaggggctTGGGGAGGTGTGGAGGGGGCAGCCGGGACGCTGGCAGGAGTGAGGGGCGGGCGTGGAGGGGGGCAGCAGTCACGCAGCTGGGTGTGTAAATCAGGAGTGGGGGCCAGGCCTCGGGGGGACGGAGATCTGTGGCACAGGAACGTGAGTGTGCAAGCTGAACCGCTGCAGGGAGCACTGAGCGGAGCTGGGAGCCGCTCGTGAGTGCTCCCTCGGGAGGCCGTGGGCCCCGCTGGCGTGGCCGCTCGATCCGTCCCGGGGCCCCTGGGGTCCCCATCGGAGTGAAGATGCCCCCGTGAGGACAGTGCCACCTGGAAGTGACCCCGCTCCTCTCCGGCCCCAGACCAGGAGCCGGTGGTGGAGTGCGCGTCAGCCCGGGACCGCGCGTGCCAGTGCCGGAGCGGCCATTTCCACCCGGCCCGGGAGGCCTCCGAATCCTGCTCACCGTGCACCAAGTAGGAAGCTGGGCGCCCGAGGCCGGCTgggcgcgggggcggcgggggcctcGGCGGCCCTGGGGGGGGACCAGCCGGGCCCGCGCGTGAGTCACGGGGGGGTTAGCACAGTTCACACCAAGAAACGGCTGCCCACTCGGCCACGCGCCCTGCGCGCCCCCGACGGAGCCCCTCAGCCTCGCGCGCGGCCGGGGCCCTGCCCGTCCCGGAGCCCAGCTCGCTCTCGAGTCGCTCACGCCGTCCAGGCCGCGGGGGCCCCTCTGCGCTGTCATCAACCccgcagcccccaccccacagcccccacccgcagcccccaccccacctcccccaccccacagcccccacccgcagcccccaccccacagcccccaccccacagcccccatcCACAGccctaccccacagcccccaccccacagcccccatccacagccccaccccacctcccccaccccacagcccccacccgcagcccccaccccacctcccccaccccacagcccccatccacagccccaccccacagcccccaccccacagcccccatcCACAGCCCCACccgcagcccccaccccacagcccccatcCACAGCCCCACccgcagcccccaccccacagcccccaccccacctcccccaccccacagcccccatccacagccccaccccacagcccccatccacagcccccaccccacagcccccaccccacagcccccatccacagcccccaccccacagcccccaccccacagcccccatccacagccccaccccacagcccccatcccgcagcccccaccccgcagcccccaccccacagcccccatccacagcccccaccccacagcccccaccccacagcccccatccacagccccaccccacagcccccaccccacagcccccaccccacagcccccaccccacagcccccatcCCGCAGCCCCACCCCGCAGCCCCCATCCCGCAGCCCCCACCCCGCAGCCCCCACCccgcagcccccaccccacagccctcACCCGCAGCCCCCACCCCGCAGCCCCCACCCCGCAGCCCTCACCCCACAGCCCTGGGCAGGCGCGGGGCCGAGTCCTGCTCGCTGCAGTCACCCCCAATCACAGCGCATGGACCCCTGTGCCGAGTCTCCTGCTGCGCTGACTGAGGGCTGGGACTCAGAATATCCTGTTACCCCAATGAATTCTAGGGCTCCCCGTCCCCGGAGGGTTCCCCGGGAGGGTCTTGGGTGGTTTTGAGGTGGTGTTGGTGCAAGGTGAGCGGCAGGGGTCCAGTTTTCGTCTTCTACGTGCGCTGTCTACCTTTCCCACGCACTTCTCACTGCGGGTGGGAGGCTCGGGGCCGTCACTCACCTGGGG contains:
- the LOC125362643 gene encoding tumor necrosis factor receptor superfamily member 22-like; this encodes MAARRALRWLLLLLTQVPVMARVRAEQPAQRGCSPDEYWSPDRWCCQLCPAGEFVSKACVSPHTRGSCEKCEPGTFTAFANGLPACRPCSTCREDQEPVVECASARDRACQCRSGHFHPAREASESCSPCTK